Proteins from one Anastrepha obliqua isolate idAnaObli1 chromosome 2, idAnaObli1_1.0, whole genome shotgun sequence genomic window:
- the LOC129237425 gene encoding BTB/POZ domain-containing protein 7, with product MGATASTSGYPMPATTSNSGGSSGLLLPSSASLITSASGSGGGPGGSSSMMGAAGAGVPHFREQRRKRVTGFATLKRKFIRRRRSSKACDHARVLRDFVSDWTPLELAALCEEYEALAALRDLSVQAELARPPATTFKQDLAALYDMKTCTDCDLVFRGSIFPVHRSILSSRCSYFRDLLAGCPGFGARICLELPTSPIDVQMFSSLLRYLYTGDLCPHDPSIDISLLRQLGDDFGTPNPLEHDLRYLLETGDYADAALVFTAEGNDYHRPDSGSSEYGFRPKLELPCHKAILSARSPFFRNLIARRTRNVDEYTERALHVPTRIVLDETVIPKRYARVLLHAIYLDTVDLTLILRGAGSGNSAGSLGEVHALTNTGRARPTPLEEAMELYQIGRFLELDILAQGCEDLILEWLTLDTLPTVLKWGSQPHGSAWVYRQACQYLREEFSAVISSPVLHQLDKSQLIHVLQSNFLQASELEVLQAVLKWGEQELIRRMEDREPNILSHTAHSVTRKGVKKRDLSDVELREILSELLPLVRMDHVLPPNSEVLAQAIRRGLVSTPPSHMISDDRENLRVNAWIRGGKNQGLFVRPRLFMPYFEEVKVLLEDRMASSHHQAELMRMRRSRHLPDIPDTLYMVSRISAAIKPSVPTAAAVTGKESVNILAAAAAIPPPDTQTLAALLKREHKLHQSPMCQRALLLPLSSKHEIDRQIRLRVVREFNLPDAVSDLLETSLLSNQNAAAASAAAGTAVTEESGITSTTQTDQNLIEDDDQTPPPSPAAAGSVPRLTTGGSFLSTSIGSSAASSTCGGEGIQACYSRNLTFPRQHPGGLLGLGGSVGGGMPTSVGGGGSGALQANYARLSASVHHRSDLPALITEGDYRFPRGSALGIDLGAEGGGVAVGCAEGGNGGHLSDMMPDVAMATASLGQLHLANNANNGNSGDIHESLQLDLGDGPSHIMGGGAPSAAGPMGLRALQHQMPPSNYHHFMQRSNSPFDILRQGQHSPAPHPPPGTYNSGPPRFL from the exons ATGGGTGCCACTGCTTCGACTAGCGGGTATCCAATGCCGGCCACAACCAGCAATAGTGGAGGTAGTTCTGGCCTTTTGCTGCCTTCTTCAGCCTCGTTGATAACCAGTGCTTCTGGGAGCGGCGGTGGTCCGGGTGGCAGCTCCTCAATGATGGGCGCGGCAGGTGCTGGTGTACCGCATTTTCGAGAACAGCGTCGAAAGCGGGTGACTGGGTTTGCAACACTGAAACGGAAATTCATACGTCGACGACGTTCTTCAAAAGCCTGTGATCATGCGCGCGTTTTGCGCGATTTCGTATCCGACTGGACCCCTCTCGAATTGGCAGCGTTATGCGAGGAATATGAAGCGTTGGCCGCACTTAGAGATCTATCG GTGCAAGCGGAACTAGCGCGTCCACCTGCAACAACGTTTAAGCAAGATTTAGCTGCACTATACGATATGAAAACTTGCACTGACTGTGATCTTGTGTTTCGCGGTTCTATTTTTCCGGTGCATCGTTCGATACTGTCTTCCCGCTGCTCGTACTTCAGGGATTTGCTGGCGGGTTGTCCGGGTTTCGGTGCGCGCATTTGTCTTGAATTGCCAACTTCGCCCATCGATGTTCAGATGTTCTCATCTTTATTGCGTTACCTGTACACGGGCGATCTATGTCCACATGACCCCTCTATTGATATTAGTTTACTGCGTCAGCTGGGAGATGACTTTGGCACGCCGAATCCCCTCGAGCATGATTTGCGTTATTTGCTCGAGACAGGCGACTATGCCGATGCTGCATTGGTGTTTACAGCAGAAGGCAACGATTATCATCGGCCAGATTCGGGTAGTTCTGAGTATGGCTTTCGACCGAAACTCGAATTGCCTTGCCACAAAGCAATCCTCAGTGCCCGTTCACCGTTCTTTCGGAATCTCATAGCACGCCGTACGCGCAACGTTGACGAGTACACCGAGCGTGCATTGCATGTACCAACGCGAATCGTGCTTGATGAGACAGTGATACCAAAACGATATGCGCGGGTGCTGTTGCATGCTATATACCTGGACACAGTCGATTTGACGCTAATACTACGCGGTGCAGGGTCGGGAAATTCGGCGGGGTCATTGGGTGAGGTGCATGCGTTGACGAATACAGGACGGGCGCGACCCACCCCTCTAGAGGAGGCTATGGAGCTTTATCAGATTGGCAGGTTTCTCGAATTGGACATTCTAGCACAAGGCTGCGAAGATCTGATACTTGAGTGGCTGACGTTGGATACACTCCCGACGGTGCTCAAGTGGGGTTCACAG CCACACGGCTCGGCTTGGGTGTATCGGCAAGCGTGTCAGTATCTTAGGGAAGAGTTTTCTGCTGTAATTTCTTCACCGGTGCTACATCAACTAGACAAATCACAGCTGATACATGTGCTACAGAGTAATTTTTTGCAAGCATCGGAGTTGGAGGTGCTGCAGGCTGTGCTTAAATGGGGAGAGCAAGAACTCATACGACGTATGGAGGATCGTGAACCAAATATTTTGTCTCACACGGCTCACTCAGTTACGAGAAAAGGTGTAAAAAAGCGCGATTTAAGTGACGTGGAGTTGCGAGAGATTCTCTCCGAGCTGCTGCCATTAGTTCGTATGGACCACGTTTTACCGCCCAATAGTGAAGTACTCGCCCAAGCTATTCGTCGCGGCCTTGTGAGCACGCCTCCTTCCCACATGATCAGTGACGACCGAGAGAATTTGCGAGTTAACGCTTGGATACGCGGAGGAAAGAACCAAGGACTGTTTGTGCGGCCTCGCCTTTTCATGCCGTATTTCGAAGAAGTGAAAGTACTGCTGGAAGATCGAATGGCGTCATCTCATCACCAAGCAGAGCTGATGCGCATGCGGCGATCACGTCATTTGCCCGACATCCCCGACACTCTGTACATGGTATCTCGTATAAGCGCAGCTATCAAACCTAGTGTACCTACAGCCGCTGCAGTAACTGGAAAAGAGAGTGTGAACATATTGGCAGCGGCGGCTGCTATACCACCCCCCGATACGCAAACGTTGGCAGCATTGCTGAAACGCGAGCATAAATTGCACCAGTCACCGATGTGTCAGCGGGCACTGCTGTTGCCACTTTCATCGAAGCACGAAATTGATAGGCAGATACGCTTGCGAGTGGTGCGCGAATTCAATCTGCCAGATGCCGTGTCGGATCTGCTTGAGACATCATTGCTTAGCAATCAAAATGCAGCAGCTGCATCAGCTGCCGCTGGAACTGCGGTAACTGAGGAGAGTGGCATCACGTCCACCACTCAAACCGATCAGAATCTCATCGAAGACGATGACCAAACGCCGCCACCATCCCCCGCGGCTGCAGGCTCTGTGCCACGACTCACTACGGGTGGTAGCTTTCTTTCAACGTCTATAGGATCGTCGGCTGCATCATCTACTTGTGGCGGTGAGGGCATACAAGCCTGTTATAGTCGAAATTTGACATTTCCGCGACAACATCCAGGTGGTTTATTGGGATTGGGTGGTAGCGTGGGGGGTGGCATGCCAACAAGTGTTGGTGGCGGCGGCAGTGGTGCTCTACAAGCGAATTATGCCCGCCTTTCAGCCTCGGTACATCATCGCAGCGATTTACCAGCATTGATCACTGAAGGCGATTACCGCTTTCCGCGTGGCAGCGCGCTGGGCATTGACCTCGGTGCTGAGGGCGGTGGCGTTGCGGTAGGATGTGCCGAAGGCGGCAACGGCGGCCATTTGTCGGACATGATGCCCGATGTGGCAATGGCAACGGCATCATTAGGCCAGCTGCATTTAGCAAACAACGCCAATAACGGTAACAGTGGTGATATACATGAAAGTCTGCAGCTTGATTTGGGTGATGGTCCGAGTCACATAATGGGAGGCGGCGCACCCAGCGCTGCTGGACCAATGGGATTGCGCGCTTTGCAG CACCAAATGCCACCCAGCAATTATCACCACTTCATGCAGCGTTCAAACTCACCATTTGACATATTGCGTCAAGGTCAACATTCGCCAGCACCacatccaccacctgggacctACAATTCCGGGCCGCCCAGATTCTTATAG